Within the Camelus dromedarius isolate mCamDro1 chromosome 2, mCamDro1.pat, whole genome shotgun sequence genome, the region CCCCCGCCCGTCTGGCGGGGAAGAGCGCGACGGCTGAATTAATcaagattggggggggggggggacaggctGAGCGCAGAACGTTAACCCTTCCAGACCCGAAGGGTGCCAAGAGGGGCTTGGAAGAGCGCGGCCCGCCGGGGCCAAGATGTTCATGGCAGCCCCGCGCAGGCtacctctgccatcttgggcggTTCCGGACGCCCTGCGCTGGGCTGGGGCGGCTGGGCGCGCAGGGTTAAGGTCAGAAGCTCAGGAGGCTGTTCGGGCGGCGGGAAGCGGCCGCCTCCCGCTGCCTCCGCGCGCCTCGGGCTCCTCCTTCCGCCCAAGCGTGGCCAAGTGAGGACTGCTCCAGCCGCAGGTAGCGGAGGAACGGGAGGCGGCGCGCGGGACCCGAGCGCAGCGCCCCAGGAGGGGCAGACGTACACGGGGACAGACGGATCTCCCGCCCCGGACCTTAGCGACGGTCGGCGCGGGCCATGTGGGGACCCGGGGTCACGGCCGAGGGCCTGTCGGTGGCGCCGGCACCGCCGCCGCtcctgccgctgctgctgctgctggcgctGGCGCTGGTGGCTCCCTCGCGGGGCGGCGGGGGCTGCGCGGAGCTGGCGTGCGGCGAGCGGGAGCGCTGCTGCGACGCGGCCAACGCCACCGCGGTGCGCTGCTGCAAACTGCCGCTGCACGCCTTCCTCGACAACGTGGGCTGGTTCGTCCGCAAGCTCTCCGGGCTTCTCATACTGCTGGTGCTCTTCGCCATCGGCTACTTCCTGCAGCGCATCATCTGCCCCAGCCCACGCAGGTACCCGCGCGGGCAGGCGCGGCCGGGGCCACCGGGGGGCGCCGGGCAGCCGGGGGCCGCTGGGCCCcccgacgacgacgacgacgactcTCCCGCGCTACTGCGCGACGAGGCGGCCGCCGGCTCTCAGGATTCGCTGCTGGACAGTGGCGGCGGGGGCCGGGGTCGGGTAGGCGGCGGGCGCTCGGCCCCATCCTGCGCCTCGGAGCACGAGCTGCGTGTAGTCTCGCCGGTCTTCCTGCAGCTGCCCAGCTACGAGGAGGTCAAGTACCTGCCAACCTACGAGGAGTCCATGAGGCTGCAGCAGCTCAGTCCTGGAGAGGTCGTGTTGCCCGTATCGGTGCTCGGCCGCCCAAGAGGTGGCGGCGCAGGGGAGTCCGACGGCGGCGGCGAGGGCCGCTTCCCGCTCATCTGAGCGTCCGGGCCGGCGCGAGGACCATGCGAACAGAGCTGGGCCGTGGGCTCCGGGTGGGACGCAACGGCCGAGGTAGCCTTGGCCGCCGCCAATTGCCTCAGAGCTCGCCTGTCCCCTGGCGACTGGGATGGGGCCACGTTACCCCTGCTTCTCCCAGGATCGTAAGTTTCCCTACGTTTCATTCGGTTCAAGGAAACGTTAGGCACGTGCGGCGGGGGAGACAGCAGACGAGCACGGAGCGCAACTTTGGAGGACGTCCCCGCCTCAGCCTCGCCTCTGATTGTGTTCACTCATAAGTGCCTGCTTCCCGAGTCAGAGAACGCATGAGCTTCGGGAAAAGGGCAGGAACCTTTGGGAAAGAGGGGAAAGGGACGCAGTTCCACTCCTTTCCCTCCCGCCTGGACAGGTCACGGTCTCCCAGGATGGGCGGAGGGCGAGGAGGCGAGCCGCGACTGGAGACTCCTGCGCACTGGGAGAGTCTGGGAGAGAGCAGTACTTAGGTGTGATCGAATCCCTCCCTTGCGGAGAACTCAAGCACGTCTTTCTGGCAAAGCATAGTCATGGCTGATGGCTCACAGTTTGGTGAGGGATGCCCGTGAGATCCGGTTAGTTGCTGTACCTATTCAGGATACAGCAGTTACGCATATCTGAGATCATACTCAAGGTACCGTTGAACTTTTGATTTTTCAATAACTGAGAAGATacttatttgtcttttatttttatatttttatcatgtatTGAGCGCATCTGGAGGCTGTTTCTGCATTTAATGACAAGATCATCATCTTAGCACCTGTTTTAGGCCTTAGTGGCCCAGAAATATCTACACTCTCATTATTGTTTAATAAAATGTtggacattatttcatttacgGCGGGAAAAAGAGGCATggtcaaatgagaaaaaatgtgacattgAAAACATGAAGGATACCTTATTTTCACTATTTGAGaagaatatactttatttttagtaCTGTGGCATAATATATAACTTTTTATATTAACTATACATTATGGATGTAGTCTAGGTCATAGTTTCATGTAAAAATGATTGCTACATGTAAGCCATACCATGAAGCATGATGTCATGCCTTTCCCCTCCATTTTTCATTTGGAATACATTTCACATGATAGAAAACGTAAGAATTTGTTGTGACTTGTAACTTTTGTTTAAAGCATAATTGTGCAGTAATGTACTACAGAAGGATTCAGTCAAcctatcttaagaaaaaaaagtgtcattGTGTCAGTTCTACCATTCTATTAAATGTCCTTTAAGCAAATGGtaatatgaaataatatattaaaatgcattatGTATAATGTACATATGCATATTGTCTATGTACAA harbors:
- the C2H3orf80 gene encoding uncharacterized membrane protein C3orf80 homolog; amino-acid sequence: MWGPGVTAEGLSVAPAPPPLLPLLLLLALALVAPSRGGGGCAELACGERERCCDAANATAVRCCKLPLHAFLDNVGWFVRKLSGLLILLVLFAIGYFLQRIICPSPRRYPRGQARPGPPGGAGQPGAAGPPDDDDDDSPALLRDEAAAGSQDSLLDSGGGGRGRVGGGRSAPSCASEHELRVVSPVFLQLPSYEEVKYLPTYEESMRLQQLSPGEVVLPVSVLGRPRGGGAGESDGGGEGRFPLI